One Olleya sp. Hel_I_94 genomic window, TTCACCAATCCTAGCTCGTTCTTGCTTATAAGGTTGGTTAAAAAACGCACCACAACTGGTTAATAATAAAAATAATATGACTGCAAAAGCAGATCTATAGTTAAGCATGATAGATAGTTAAGTGGTTAATTAGGGACTATAATTTGTGTCTGCTCTCCAGTAGTTGTATCTAAAATATTAATGACTAAGCCTTCTGCAGAGTCATATACTTCTAATGCTAAACTACCAAAACTAAAATTTCCTTCTTGTAGACCTTCTCCTAATTGGGTTTGAAATAATGATCTAGATAACTGACTTAGTATTTGCCTGTTAAGGTTTTCAGAAAATGCTGCTAATGAGCTATCATCATCCGATTGATTTGCTTTTGGGTCTGTAAAGGAATTTTGAGCATTAGCTGAACTTAATAACCATTGATAGTTAAAAGTATCTCCTCCAAATGCTGGATTTATAGGTTTATAAGATAACTGTTGACCAACACAGAAGTAGCTAGCCGAGAAAATTAAAATTATTAGTAATTTTTTCATGTCTAAAAAGTTAATAGCGTTTAATTGTTTTAGATTCGGTTTCAAGTTTTTTAAAATGTTTGTACACGTTAACTATCGCGTAATCATTCATTTTAGTTAAATACTCAAGACTAGGTCTTACAAAAAACGAAAAAATCTCATCATCTCCAACAATAACCTCTATTTTCGTGTTTCTACCTAATGCTAATACCTCCTTGATTGTCACTACTTTATTCCCGTTAATATTATTTTGAGTGTATAAAGAATAAAATAACTTGTAAAAGTCCCTACCTGGTTTTGTTTTTGTGTCTTCAACTACGATTCCTTTTAACTCTAAACCATCTCTTTTACCTTTATTGACGTCTTGAGAGTTTGCCTGTTCCTCTTTTAATTTATCTAATAATTTTTGTTTATTTTCTATATCTAAATTTGACTTATCATTATAAACCACTCGGTCTTGACCTATCAAATTATTATCTAAGTCATAAATAAGCATGACGCAAATAACTGGCTGATCTCCAATAATATTAAATGAAGCCTCAGCAAGTTCTATTTTTTGGTTGGCAGATATTATAAAGCGTTGCTTTTTGTCTTCTAGAAGGTTATCTACACTTTCTTCTTTATCAAAAACCATTAATTTAAAGATTAAACTTTTTGTAATTTCGGTTTTATTGAAAGCTGTAGCTTTTATGGTTGTAAAGTCATTTTGTTGAGCTGTTTCTATTTTAGCCTCAACTTCATTATTTACTAATTGCGCAGAAATTTTGACACTAATATTATCAATTTTTTCTGCAATATTTTTTTTAACATTAAGATTATTGTCTTCATTATCGTTATAAACGATTCTATCCATACCAATAATATTATCTGTGGAATCAAAAATTAAAAGTAGAATTATCACTTTTGTATCTTGATCAAAATTAATGGATGTTGTTGACAAATCTTTTTGTTGATCTGCATTTAAATCTAATTGTCCGCTTTGCTCGTTTTTAGATTTATTTTGATTTTTATCTGTTTTAAAAACAGATAATTTATAGGATATACTTTTAGACAATTGCATTTTATTAATAGCAACGCCCTTTATATTAATAATATCATTGTCTTGGGTAACTATCAGCTTTGCCTCAACTTGCGTGTTATATGATTGCGAGTGAGCGTTAATAGCATAAAAAAAGACAACAATTAATACCATTGTTTTTTTGAATTCACATAAAAACATAATGGCTTATTTTTTAAAAATTTCTAATTATGATTGATTGGTCTTGTCCTTGCATAGAAACTTTAATTTTTTCTGATAAAGAATTTGATCCAAACATGGTTAAATTTTGGTTATTCCCAGTTTGATTAATCGTTGTGTTTTTTATATCTGTTTTAAAAGGACTGTAATCAAAAACTGTATTATTATCTCCATTTTGTATTACCGTTTCAACAAGTTTAGTACTATTAATATCTAATACAGTAAGGTTATCGTTACCGTTTTGGATTATATTAATATTACTTTGTGTAGATCTTGTGACACTTACCGCTTCATTATTATCTCCTATTTGGGCAATAAAAATTGCGTTATTTGATGAAGTTGAATTTAGATTTGCAGCGCTTTGATTAAGTAAAAAGTTTTCTTCTGACGCCTGTGTATCAAAACCAGACAACTGACTATCTTCTTGAGCTTCAAAAGTTTGAGCAGCAAGAATATTACTAGATATAAAGATTAAGGCAACTATTAAAATTTTAAATATTGTTTTCATAGTCTTATGTTTTAACTGTGTTACTACATGTAAGTTATAAAATAAATCTGTTATAAAAAGTATAAGAGCAAATTAATGCTCTTATACCTTATAATTATTTTAGTAAATAATCTATTTTATAAAAGCTTCTGCTTAGTCATTTTGAGTTACAGAAGAAGAGTTTCCGTTTCCAATTTGATCCACAGAACTTGAATGAGTTGTTCCGTTTTGATCTACTGTACTAGAATTAAAATCCCCTTGTTGATTAACATAACTATCGTGCATAAAACCGTCTTGATCAACAATACTATTATTTAACAATCCGTTTTGAGTTACGTTAGATAAATGTAAGTCTCCCATTTGTGAAACCGAACTATTGTTAGCTGTACCATCTTGATCTACATATGATTGATTATCGTTTCCAGTAGAAGTCACTTGACTTTGATTTCCTGTACCATCTTGAGCAACTACAGAGATGTTAGTGTTTCCTGTTTGAGAAACAGAACTACTATTAGCATTTCCATTTTGATCTACATCAGAATCGTTATCGTTACCTAATTGTGTTACAGCTGATCCATTATTGTTTCCTATTTGATCCACATAAGACTCATTAGTGTTACCTATTTGATAAGTTGTTGCTGTGTTAGCGTTACCTTGTTGATTTTGAGTAGAAATATTAGAGTTACCTTGTTGAATTGAAAGTGCGTAGTTGAAATCACCAACTTGATCAATATCACTATCATTCATATCTCCATATTGTCCTGCTCCTCCATAATTATCATTACCTGTTTGACTAACATCTGCAAGATTAGAATCACCAATTTGCTCTGCTTGACCCCAGTTATCATTTCCTAATTGAGTAACTGCAGCTGTATTCATATCACCTGTTTGCCAGATATCTGAGTCATTATTATTCCCATCTTGATCAGCGTCTGCATCATTACTATCACCATCTTGATCTACTAAAGAGTCATTCATATCTCCATTTTGATCAACACTAGCGTCATTCATATTTCCATCTTGATCAACATCAGAAATATTCATATCACCAGTTTGGTCAACATCACTAATGTTCATATCACCAATTTGGTCAACATCACTAATGTTAGACTCTCCATCTTGGTCAACATTAGAATCGTTATCGTTTCCTGTTTGTGTAACTGAAGAATCATTTCCTCCTCCTAAATCATTGTCTTGACTCACATAAGACGTATTATTGTCACCATTTTGATCAACAATACTCGTGTTATTATCTCCTGAATAACCTTGAAAAACATCTGAATCGTTTCCGTCACCATCTTGATCTACATCAGAAGTGTTAAAATCTCCCCATTGGTCAACATAAGAATCGTTATTATCTCCTGTTTGATCTACATCAGATAAATTACTGTCACCATCTTGCCATACAAAAGAATCGTTATCATCTCCTGTCTGAGTAACAGTACTAATATTAGAATCTCCTACAGTACCTTGCCATACAGTAGAGTCATTGTTATTACCATCTTGAGCAACATCAGAATCATTTAAATTTCCAACTTGTTCAACTTCTGAATTATTTCCAGAACCTCCAAATTGATTTACTAAAGATGTGTTATCATCTCCATCCTGCTCTACTGTACTGGTATGAGAACCATCACCTGCTGTACCATAACCTTGGAATACATCAGAATCGTTTCTATCACCATCTTGGTCAACAGTACTTGAGTTACTGTCTCCCCACTGATCTGTGTATGAGTCATTACTATCTCCCATTTGATCAACGTCACTTGCATTTAAGTCACCATCTTGCCAAGTAAAGTTATTGTTTAAATCTCCTGTTTGATTAACTGCAGAAATATTATCATCAGATAAACCATCTCCTCCTGGTCCTCCACCAGTTTGGCGAGTCTCATTAGTGTTAGAAGTTCCGTTTTGATCTACCGTAGAAATGTTATCATCTCCGACTGAATCTACGTCAGAGTCATTGGTCATACCAGTTTGCATTACAGTTGAAGCATTTCCACTTCCGATCTGATCTACATCACTGTTGTTCGATTGTGCAAACATCATTGTTCCACACATTAGCGCAGCTGCGCTGAAAAATACTTTTTTCATGTTTAAATATATATTGATTAATAGCAATTCAAAGATAAAGAATTTATTCACTCCTAAAATTTGATAACCAAAAAAACATGTGTTTTTAACTATATATTCGTTAATAATTGAGATTTACACGTTGAAACGCATGTTTTAAAAAGAATTTTCCTACAATATTTTTGGATTCAAAATAACACCTAAACCCCTAATACACTTGAATATACGTACAACTACGTATAAAAAAAGAGCAAAAAAACTGTAGTAAGACAACGCACCTTAACCTTTGTAGTCTTCCTAATATAATTTTAAAGAAATTTAAAGAAAATAAATAATTCAAATTATATGTTGAAGAATTTTTTATTGACCTTACATTAATTACTTCAATATAATTTATAGGCATAAAAAAAAGAGAATTCTTTAAAGAACCCTCTTTTTTAAAATAACACTTTTTTAATATTAATCGTTTTGAGTAACGATAGATATATTAGAATCACCTATTTGATCTACATCACTCATATGTGTATTACCACCTTGATCAACTGTACTTGCATTAAAATTACCAGATTGATAAACATCACTTAAATGAGAAAGACCAATTTGACTTACCATACTACTATTAGAGTTACCTAATTGCAACGTTGCAGAATCGTTTTGATCACCATCTTGTATAGTAGAGGCCATATTATTATTTCCTGTTTGACTTGTTGTTTCAACATTATCATCTCCATCTTGTGATACATAAGAATCGTTTAAATTACCTATTTGATCAACTAACGAAGAATTATTAATACCTACCTGAAAAACTCTAGATTCATTATTGTTACCAATTTGATCTACATCACTAAAGTTATCTCCTCCTGTTTGTTTTTGGTTAGAAAAGTTTCTGTTTCCAACTTGTGTTAAGTAAGCTGTATTTCCTGCAGACTGATTAGGTACTGCATTTTGATTTTGTCGTCCTACATTTCTGTTTCCATCTTGATCAATATCTCCAAAGTTATTGTCAAAACGCTGGATTTGAACTGATTTGTTTCGGTTACCAAATTGGTTTGTGTAAGCTATATTATCTTCTGCTGCACTTGTACCTTGATCAATACGAGCGTTGTTTCTGTTTCCTTCTTGATACACATCACCAAGATTTCTATCTCCTGCTTGCTTAACTTTAGACTTGTTTAAATTTCCTAATTGAAATACATCAGAGTCGTTTGCTTCACCACTGTTTGGATTACCTGGAACAGATCCATATTGATCTACATCAGAGTCATTATTTGCTCCTTGTTGGAATACGTCAGAGTCGTTAGAAACACCAGTTTGATCTACATCACTAACGTTTGATTGCGCGAGCATGACTGACCCACACATTAGCGCAGATGCGCATAGAATGATTTTTTTCATTTTGAATATAAATTGATTAATAGCATCTCAAAGATATATATTATATGTATCAAAAAATGATAATACCATATAAATCAGCATATTTAAAGCAACTTTTCGATAATCTCATAATTTTCTCGGACAAACAGAATTATAGAGCACAAAAAAGCCTCAATAAATATTGAGGCTTTTTTTTATAACTATTTATCCATTTATTTAGTAAACAACAACTCTCTGTACTTTGTTAAAGGCCACAACTCGTCATCAACTAACAATTCAAGTTTATCACAGTGGTATCTAATATCATCAAATAAAGGCTTAACCTTGTTACAATAAGCTTTAGCTTTGGTTTCTATATTTTCATCTTTATTAGACTTTTTACGTGCTTCAGTCATTTTAGTCACGTTAGAATTAATAGATGCAATATGCTCTGAAATTTCTTCAATTAAATTAAGTTGTTCTTTCGCAAACTTTTTAAAATCTGCTCCATAGATCTCTTTTAAGCCTTTTACATTTTTAATTAGTATATTTTGATATCTAACAGCTGTAGGTACAACATGGTTACGAGCAATATCACCTATAACACGACTTTCAATTTGCACACGAAGTACATACTCCTCCATTTCAATTTCATAACGCGCTTCAGACTCAATCTTATTCATGACACCTAAACCTTCAAACAGTTCTAAAGTTTTTTTAGATACTTTAGCCTTTAAGGCTTCTGGTGTCGTTTTATTATTACTTAAGCCTCTTTTTTCTGCTTCCTTCTCCCAAGCTTCACCATATCCATTACCTTCAAATAATATGTTTTTAGATTTTTTGATGTATTCTCTTAATATGTTAAAGATAGCATCATCTTTTTTCATGTCCTTTTTCTCTATTAAGGTATCTACCTCTTTTTTAAAGTCGATTAATTGTTTTGCAACAATACTATTTAAAACCGTCATTGGGTTAGCACAATTAGCAGTAGATCCAACCGCTCTAAACTCGAATTTATTTCCTGTAAAGGCAAAAGGAGACGTCCTATTACGATCAGTATTATCTAGCAATACATCAGGTATTTTACCAACAACATTAAGTTTTAAATCTGTTTTTTCTTCTGGAGACAACTTGCCATCCGTTACATTTTCTAACTCATTTAAAGTTTTAGTTAACTGATCTCCTATAAATACAGATATAATGGCAGGAGGCGCCTCATTAGCTCCTAAACGATGATCATTACTTGCAGATGCAATTGCAGCACGCAGCAGCTCTTCATTATCATATACTGCTTTAATAGTATTTATAAAAAAGGTTAAAAACTGAAGATTACTCATAGGTGTTTTTCCTGGTCCTAATAAGTTAACTCCAGTATCTGTACTTAAACTCCAATTGTTATGCTTCCCAGAACCATTGACTCCTGCAAAAGGTTTTTCGTGAAATAGAACTTTAAAATTATGTCTGTCTGAAATCTTATCCATCACATCCATTAATAATGAATTATGGTCTACAGCCAAATTAGCTTCGTCATAAATTGGTGCTAATTCAAATTGATTAGGTGCCACCTCATTATGTCTAGTTTTTACCGGAATGCCTAATAGCATGCACTCTGTTTCAAGATCTCTCATAAAAGCCATAGCACGATTTGGTATTGTCCCAAAATAGTGATCATCTAACTGTTGTCCTTTAGCTGGAGAGTGTCCTAATAATGTACGACCTGTTTGCACTATATCTGGTCTAGACATTGCCAAATCACGATCTATTAAAAAATACTCTTGCTCCCAACCTAAAGAGGCATTTACTTTTTTAACATTTTTATCAAAATACTTACACACAGCTACAGCTGCACTATCTACAGCCTGTAATGCTCTAAGTAAAGGCGTTTTATAATCTAAAGCTTCTCCTGTGTAAGACACAAAAACGGTTGGAATACACAATGTTGTACCATATATAAAAGCAGGAGACGTTGGGTCCCAAGCTGTATAACCACGAGCTTCAAAGGTATTTCTTATTCCTCCATTAGGAAAACTTGATGCATCAGGTTCTTGTTGCACTAATTGTCCGCCTCCAAATTTCTCTATTGCTAATCCGCCTCCAATAGTTTCAAAAAAAGCATCATGCTTTTCTGCTGTTGCACCTGTTAAAGGCTGAAACCAGTGCGTGTAATGAGTTGCTCCTTTGGAGATAGCCCATTCTTTCATTCCTGTAGAAATATGATCTGCAACTATTCTATCAATTTTTTTTCCCAATTTAATAGCATCACTAACACTTTCAAAAGCTTCTTTAGTTAAATATTGACGCATGGTGGACTCATTAAAAACATTGCTTCCAAAAATTTCTGAGCGTCGTTGTTTTTCTTCAATTACAACAGGACGTCGTTTTAATGATTCTTTTATAGCATGAAATCTTAATGTTGACATATTCTTTTTTTTAATTAGTTGAATTACGAATTTACAAAAAATAACACTTGTAAAATGTCATACCCTAAAAAAAACAGGGTTAT contains:
- a CDS encoding beta strand repeat-containing protein — its product is MKKVFFSAAALMCGTMMFAQSNNSDVDQIGSGNASTVMQTGMTNDSDVDSVGDDNISTVDQNGTSNTNETRQTGGGPGGDGLSDDNISAVNQTGDLNNNFTWQDGDLNASDVDQMGDSNDSYTDQWGDSNSSTVDQDGDRNDSDVFQGYGTAGDGSHTSTVEQDGDDNTSLVNQFGGSGNNSEVEQVGNLNDSDVAQDGNNNDSTVWQGTVGDSNISTVTQTGDDNDSFVWQDGDSNLSDVDQTGDNNDSYVDQWGDFNTSDVDQDGDGNDSDVFQGYSGDNNTSIVDQNGDNNTSYVSQDNDLGGGNDSSVTQTGNDNDSNVDQDGESNISDVDQIGDMNISDVDQTGDMNISDVDQDGNMNDASVDQNGDMNDSLVDQDGDSNDADADQDGNNNDSDIWQTGDMNTAAVTQLGNDNWGQAEQIGDSNLADVSQTGNDNYGGAGQYGDMNDSDIDQVGDFNYALSIQQGNSNISTQNQQGNANTATTYQIGNTNESYVDQIGNNNGSAVTQLGNDNDSDVDQNGNANSSSVSQTGNTNISVVAQDGTGNQSQVTSTGNDNQSYVDQDGTANNSSVSQMGDLHLSNVTQNGLLNNSIVDQDGFMHDSYVNQQGDFNSSTVDQNGTTHSSSVDQIGNGNSSSVTQND
- a CDS encoding CsgE family curli-type amyloid fiber assembly protein, with product MVLIVVFFYAINAHSQSYNTQVEAKLIVTQDNDIINIKGVAINKMQLSKSISYKLSVFKTDKNQNKSKNEQSGQLDLNADQQKDLSTTSINFDQDTKVIILLLIFDSTDNIIGMDRIVYNDNEDNNLNVKKNIAEKIDNISVKISAQLVNNEVEAKIETAQQNDFTTIKATAFNKTEITKSLIFKLMVFDKEESVDNLLEDKKQRFIISANQKIELAEASFNIIGDQPVICVMLIYDLDNNLIGQDRVVYNDKSNLDIENKQKLLDKLKEEQANSQDVNKGKRDGLELKGIVVEDTKTKPGRDFYKLFYSLYTQNNINGNKVVTIKEVLALGRNTKIEVIVGDDEIFSFFVRPSLEYLTKMNDYAIVNVYKHFKKLETESKTIKRY
- a CDS encoding curli production assembly/transport component CsgF, whose translation is MKKLLIILIFSASYFCVGQQLSYKPINPAFGGDTFNYQWLLSSANAQNSFTDPKANQSDDDSSLAAFSENLNRQILSQLSRSLFQTQLGEGLQEGNFSFGSLALEVYDSAEGLVINILDTTTGEQTQIIVPN
- a CDS encoding glutamine synthetase III, coding for MSTLRFHAIKESLKRRPVVIEEKQRRSEIFGSNVFNESTMRQYLTKEAFESVSDAIKLGKKIDRIVADHISTGMKEWAISKGATHYTHWFQPLTGATAEKHDAFFETIGGGLAIEKFGGGQLVQQEPDASSFPNGGIRNTFEARGYTAWDPTSPAFIYGTTLCIPTVFVSYTGEALDYKTPLLRALQAVDSAAVAVCKYFDKNVKKVNASLGWEQEYFLIDRDLAMSRPDIVQTGRTLLGHSPAKGQQLDDHYFGTIPNRAMAFMRDLETECMLLGIPVKTRHNEVAPNQFELAPIYDEANLAVDHNSLLMDVMDKISDRHNFKVLFHEKPFAGVNGSGKHNNWSLSTDTGVNLLGPGKTPMSNLQFLTFFINTIKAVYDNEELLRAAIASASNDHRLGANEAPPAIISVFIGDQLTKTLNELENVTDGKLSPEEKTDLKLNVVGKIPDVLLDNTDRNRTSPFAFTGNKFEFRAVGSTANCANPMTVLNSIVAKQLIDFKKEVDTLIEKKDMKKDDAIFNILREYIKKSKNILFEGNGYGEAWEKEAEKRGLSNNKTTPEALKAKVSKKTLELFEGLGVMNKIESEARYEIEMEEYVLRVQIESRVIGDIARNHVVPTAVRYQNILIKNVKGLKEIYGADFKKFAKEQLNLIEEISEHIASINSNVTKMTEARKKSNKDENIETKAKAYCNKVKPLFDDIRYHCDKLELLVDDELWPLTKYRELLFTK